CTAATTTCTAGTATGTATCGGTTTGTGGCAGTATTACATCTTTGCATATGTAGATGCTCCAGGGTATCAAATATTAAAGAATCTGAACATCATAAGCACTGGCGTGTTATACCGTATCATACTTAAGAGAAAGTAAGTCATTCCTGAATTTAAAGAATCTAGTGTCAACATTTCAAATTTAGAAAAGGCTCTGTAATTCTTCTCTGCACACAGAAAGGATTAATGCATTCTCGTGTTATGTAAGTATCTTTTTCCTCCGCAATGGATGAGAAAGTGACAAAGGCCGACCTTCTAATTTAAAAACTATTAATCAATTAAGAAAATGCATTTTGTTTGGCCAGGTTGAGTGAAATTCAGTGGGCAGCTTTCATTTTATTGTGTGCAGGGTGCACTACAGCACAACTCAACTCTAAGTAAGGATGCTTTGTGTTATCTTAAGCATATATTCGGAGTGTTCACTATATTCTTTACGATGCTTGCTCTAAATTTACTTTATTTTGTAACCGTTCCAAGATAATTATAAGATTTGCTTTATGCATTTTTTGTACTCCACACTATACTGAAAGAGTTGTTTGTGCAGTTCAGATCAAGTAATGCAAACTCCTTTGCAAGGCTGGCTGATGGCAATTGTAAGTTTCTTAATTGAGAGTATGGCAGTGTTATCAGTTATGGTATCCCTTGATTGAGTGCTGGATAGAGAAAAGGGAATTATCATTTACTTTATTCTTTTGACTTGTTACTTTTAGTAACATTTTGTGGATATGTTCCAGATCATGGCCCTTCTCAGTGGTTTTGCTGGAGTCTACACTGAGGTGAAtctgtataaaaaaaaatttccctaAGAAACAGTGAATCTTTTATTAATCACAGCTTTCGATATGTCACTATCAGCTTCTTTGAAAAAGTTATGAAATATCTTTTTTCAGTTGTTTGGccttaatatttttttcctgtAGGCTATAGTTAAAAAACAACCTTCGAGGAACATTAACGTCCAGAACTTTTGGTTGTATGTATTTGGGATGGCTTTCAATGCTGTTGCAATCCTTGTTCAAGATTTTGATGCTGTCGTCAACAAGTACATTGCAATTGCTTTTCCCTTTTACTTTTTCCTTCATTTTATGCCAATGATGCAGGTTATGCTTGCCATATTATGCATTTACTGTGTTATTCACCGTGATCATTGTTGAgatcaaaatcaacaaaattatgCTCGGATGGTAGTTGCAAAACCTAGAATGATCTAATTTACCAAACAATTTATTCTGGATATTTCCATATGAATTATAATAAAGGTCACCTCCATTGGTAATCTTCTTGCCTTAGAATACTGGCCAAGGTTGAAGATTTGCTAGAGGATGATGTACATACGTTTACAAGGAAACAGACAAATTTGAAATATTCATCACCTGCCTCTTGTTGTGTGACAAAAGTATACATATATTCTGCATTGACGTTTATATTATTGTTTTACAGGGGATTCTTTCATGGGTATTCATTAATTACAGCTCTCATGATCCTAAACCATGCTCTCAGGTATTAGTTCCTTTGTATATCTTGAATTGACTCGACTGGCTGGAAGAGCATCGATTTTAGTATGGGTTACAGGCTTCCTcttattatttgataattaaaatgcTATGGAGTGAGTCCGTTTTAGCCTGGGTGGGGAAAGGAAGTTTATCTTTGAGATGAAAATATTGAGTTGAAATTTGAAAATGGTTGTCACATGTTATTCATTACTTGATTTTTGATGAGTTTTTACTCCCTGCTCattgattatttattatttctaaaaaatatatttaatgcCATCTTTCCCAGTCGGTTGTGAATATTGTCTGATGCCTGTATTTATTTTCTTCAACACATTAGTTAGTATCTCTTATTCCCGAGAATCTCAGCTTATTAGGGGTATTACCTGATATAGTTGATGTCATTGCAGTGGAATTGCTGTATCAATGGTAATGAAGTATGCAGATAACATAGTGAAGGTAAGGACTGATTATGTTTTGCTCCACAGCGCTAAGCATAAGTCAATTGTGAGATCACACTGTGGTCATTTATTGAGTAGGCAATAGCATAGCAGTAGGAAGAAATTCCCAAAACAGTCTTTATACGGATAAAATATCAAGAACTGTCAAATAGATATTATTGTTAAATGAGTGGGTTAATGTTGTTTCTGTAAGTGTTCTTATAGGCAACTGGAAACCTCCCAAATTACTAGCCATAAGCATGATAATGGAGAAGAAATGACTTTGTTTGCTTTATGAGATATGAAGGTTTCCAGCCAAATCGGTCTTACTAATTCACGGTGAGACTTGGATTGTTTCATCTGACAGCCGATTGAGTGAATTCCTTTGGCATGGATAAATTTCGGGAAGATGAGTGAAGAGACGTTCATAGTACTTAATTAAGATATGGTTATTGAATCCTCTTTCTCTACTCCCATGGCTGGTAAGTCATGGAACATAGATCGACTCTTGTCATTACTAAAGGGACCATACTTAACATTTTGTTTGGCTGGACATGGCTTCAAGTGCAAGGTGGTAGAAATAGTTGggacaaaaacaaataaatgatGGTGTGGTTTTTGTCCTTCAATTGTTTATGGAGCTGAGATCTACTGAATTAGCTTTAAATGTTATAGTTGGTGTGTATTTGTCATTGAAATATACTACAGAAAGGAGTGACTGATTCCACAGCGGCATTCACtggataaaatataaaatatttatgtgGGTGCCCAATTTTCACCTCCTAGAAGTATAAGAACGCTTACCTTTCTATCCCATGAGAAAGGAACAACAGATGCTTACCTAACTTAATTATTTTTGCAGGTCTATTCTACATCTGTTGCAATGCTTTTGACTGCTGTTGTGTCTGTTTTTCTATTTGGATTTCATCTTTCTCTTGCTTTTTTCCTTGGTTCCACGTGAGTACTTTCCCAATTTCACCATTCAGATACAagcaagtaaaatatgatctgtGCACTTCTTAAAATTCATATATGAAAACGTGAATTGCTTTTGCAGTGTTGTTTCTGTGTCTGTTTACCTACATTCAATTGGAAAGCTCCAGAGATAGCAACAAATGGTATTTTCAGCCAGCTCGAGGGGTTAACTCAAggtttaaactattttcttctaCTCTctcttaaaatttttaaaactaggGAATTTGAATGCACAAGTGCATACTAACTCTTATTTTTAATCGAGCCATCATCAGAAGGAAATTTAACTGGATGATATAAGATGATTGGCGGTAAAAAGTCATTAATGACTAGTCTGCAATAGTGTTTTTACCATTGCAGCATTGTCATATTGTATTCCCACATATGCGCTAACGTTGTTGCCTGTTGTAAGTTAAGCTTAGGTTCCCGTTAGTTGTTACTTAATAAATGCTTCTTTCTGCAGGCTCCATAAAAATGTCATGGCCGTATGAAGCAGATGTTGCTATTGAGTTCACAATCCACCTATATTGTGCTATTTAGGTGGCTGTAGCTGGCATCTAAGTGAAGCGGTTGTTTTACATGATTGAACTGATGCTGTTTAGTCATCTTCACATGAGAAGATATGCGACGGATTATTTTTTGGTCATTGGATTTTTCGCCTCTTCGTAATCAACCATCAAGTTTCATTAATTCAATGTTAACTGTTCGAAACACAACATCATCAAGCTACTTCAGTTGGATCGGAAAAAAAAAAGGCTACTTCAGTTGAATGAAAGAAAACCTGTGCCTCTTCTATTTATAGCTTTTCTGTATCATTCCAATCTTACATTATAGCTATTTATTACACTACAAATATGAATTTAACTGATGCTTGGCTGGGATTGCATGTGGTGGTATCATGTGGACATTGACATTTATTAAATTGATGCTCAATGTGTCTTGTTGTTAATaagatttaaatatatttttggaCCTGATTATATAGTTCAATATGTAATGAGCTGATTTAGGCTCCCATGAATAATGTTTCGCTCTCATGATAATGGCAGTAATGAATTTGGTGATTTCAAATTTCTACTCATGTGGAACCAATGAAAGTTGCATTCTTCAAAACATTTAACTAATCAAACCTCCTACATTTTTGTTACAAAACACCAGATACAGGGACTTTGTGCGTGCTTCTGTTGCTTACCGGCTCTCTGGAACATTCGATCACTGATCCCGTTGATGTGTCGTCCTTAAGATTAAGATTTGACAAATCATTGCCCAATAAATCAGTTGTTGATGACATCTCTGGTGCCTCGACAGAGTTTTCATCCCCATTTTTGTTCGAAAATTGAGTGGTCGTTTCACCACTAATTTCCAGCTGAAGCTTCTTGAATTCATCTTCTATATCTTCTTCAACTAAATCTGTATACATTGGAGATGATTCTGACATATATACACAAATGCTTGTCAGATATCTGTGATATGTTGCAGTTTTCATTAAAAATTGGTTTTGAGTTctaatgtaataaaataaacttACCTAAAACACTGTCAACTTGTTTCAAAGAATGAATATTGTCATCGATTTCCTGTAGAC
The sequence above is a segment of the Primulina tabacum isolate GXHZ01 chromosome 6, ASM2559414v2, whole genome shotgun sequence genome. Coding sequences within it:
- the LOC142548878 gene encoding CMP-sialic acid transporter 4-like isoform X2 — protein: MDYRRIKDQDKDRTIADDVESLRGKSHSGSPSSVAGFGGNSNELSKWKLKSVVTLALTLLTSSQAILIVWSKRAGKYEYSVTTANFLVEALKCALSLAALVRIWKSEGVTEDNRLTTTFDEVSVYPIPAALYLIKNLLQYYIFAYVDAPGYQILKNLNIISTGVLYRIILKRKLSEIQWAAFILLCAGCTTAQLNSNSDQVMQTPLQGWLMAIIMALLSGFAGVYTEAIVKKQPSRNINVQNFWLYVFGMAFNAVAILVQDFDAVVNKGFFHGYSLITALMILNHALSGIAVSMVMKYADNIVKVYSTSVAMLLTAVVSVFLFGFHLSLAFFLGSTVVSVSVYLHSIGKLQR
- the LOC142548878 gene encoding CMP-sialic acid transporter 4-like isoform X3; translated protein: MFAIELQDLPVVWLVLEVSCNTCIDSTYEFTSNSHCLVKEGRKVRVQCHNCKLFEALKCALSLAALVRIWKSEGVTEDNRLTTTFDEVSVYPIPAALYLIKNLLQYYIFAYVDAPGYQILKNLNIISTGVLYRIILKRKLSEIQWAAFILLCAGCTTAQLNSNSDQVMQTPLQGWLMAIIMALLSGFAGVYTEAIVKKQPSRNINVQNFWLYVFGMAFNAVAILVQDFDAVVNKGFFHGYSLITALMILNHALSGIAVSMVMKYADNIVKVYSTSVAMLLTAVVSVFLFGFHLSLAFFLGSTVVSVSVYLHSIGKLQR
- the LOC142548878 gene encoding CMP-sialic acid transporter 4-like isoform X1, which gives rise to MRDIALPNSTIRVSEEQKMDYRRIKDQDKDRTIADDVESLRGKSHSGSPSSVAGFGGNSNELSKWKLKSVVTLALTLLTSSQAILIVWSKRAGKYEYSVTTANFLVEALKCALSLAALVRIWKSEGVTEDNRLTTTFDEVSVYPIPAALYLIKNLLQYYIFAYVDAPGYQILKNLNIISTGVLYRIILKRKLSEIQWAAFILLCAGCTTAQLNSNSDQVMQTPLQGWLMAIIMALLSGFAGVYTEAIVKKQPSRNINVQNFWLYVFGMAFNAVAILVQDFDAVVNKGFFHGYSLITALMILNHALSGIAVSMVMKYADNIVKVYSTSVAMLLTAVVSVFLFGFHLSLAFFLGSTVVSVSVYLHSIGKLQR